TCCGGCTTATCGCAATCAATTAGCTGTACTACCATCCCAGCGAGATCGGCAACAAGGATCGCCCAATGCTAAAGTTGTGCTGGTTGAGTATGGGGATTATCAATGTCCTCAATGTGGAGAACTTCATACCTTAATTCAGACAGTGCAAGAACGGCTTAACACATCCGAGCAAAACGATCTCTGCTTTGTGTACAGGCATTTTCCTCAGCCTCAAATTCATCCTCAAGCTCAAAAGGCAGCAGCGGCAGCAGAAGCAGCGGCAGCACAGGGACAATTCTGGCAGATGCATGACATTTTGTTCGCCCATCAGCAAGAGCTGGGGGATGGCTATCTGGCGGAGTATGCTGACAATTTAGGGCTTGATGTCACTCAGTTTGTTCGAGATCTGTATAAACAAGTGCATGTTGCTCGCATCAATGAAGATATCGAAACTGGATTACAAAGTGGAGTAACGGCTGCCCCAGCCCTGTTTCTCAATGGAATTCAGTATTCCGGAGGCTGGAACATCGAGCAATTGAAGGCAGCTATTGTCGCTGCAAGATGCGGCTGTAAGTGACCAAGGAAACAATTATGAACTCGTTTATCGAAACTGACCTTGAGCGATTATTTCCACTTATTTACAGCTGGATTTTGTGAAGGCGATCGCACCTACCTTCACACTACCCCTACCAATTAACTTCCTGTCAATTTACAAAGAGGAAAATTAAGTTATGAATTCTGTTGAAACTCTAGAAGAGATGAATTTGATTAAAGGTTACTGGGATAAGACGTACTCTCCGAGTCACCCTTTCGACCACGCAACATTAGGCATTGCTTTTAGTGGATGGGCTAATCCAGATAAGGCTTTATCAGATAGTGCCGAAATCAAAAACAGGTTGGTGGGTCATAAATACATTTCCTTAGGCGGAGGAAATAATAATGGCTCATTCACTCAGGAAATTCTTCATTCGATTATTACTCACATTAAAAATGGCAAATTCTCCGATTATAGGGGTATTGCTTTTGATATCGAAGAGGGCGAAGCTAACCTTACCTCACATTTTGAACACGCTTTTACTGCTGCCAAAAACAAAAATTTGAAAGTTTTGGTTACGACTAGCCACTCAGCCCCTTACGGAATTCCTGACGCACAGATGATGATGAAAAACTTCTTTAGGAACGAGAATATAGACTATCTTTCTCCACAACTATACACTTCTGGAACGGAGACTGAAAACGACTTCCAAACAAGCCAAGGAGTATCTTGGGAGGATTACGCACACAGTAAACCTGCTATAGTTCCGAGCATTGTACAAGCTAATATGTACCACGACGCAAAAAATCGATTCTCCAGACATCAAGTAAACACAAAGGGGTTTATTCAATGGGCAAACTAAAGTTAAATAAAGGCATCCGTCAGCGGAAATTTTAAGGCGTAAGCCACTAACTTTAATCAAACGCCTCGCAATAACGGACGCCGAAATATTCTCAGCCTCAACTATCGCGAAATTGGCATTGGGTATGCCTTTAACGATGCCTCTCAGGACGAATGGCACTAAGACTCATGTGAAACCTAGTCTGGGCAGGGTGTTAGAAGTGGCGCAACGGGTGTAGTTTTAATCAACATTCATCTCTAACAGATGAAACAAAGGTTATTTCTTCATTCCCCACACCTCACATTCCAAAACCAGTAATATTAATGATTTCTGCTTATCTTAGTGTCATTCCGTCTCAGGACAAACACTACTAGACTGAGGATTTTAGTACACCTTCGTAAGTGTACTTTCAATTCAAAACATTCGGTCAAAACTCAAATTTCAAGGAAGAACATCATGAAATTTTCATTTACCAACAATACGAAGGACAAATTCCCCTCAGATAAAATTCACTTTGTAATCACTGGTCTAAATGCATCGAACCAAACTTGTCATCTTAACAAAAACGGTGATTTAGTTCCATGTCATGTTAGCGATAATAATGCACCAGGACATTTAACTAAAAAGGGGCAAAATTATGCTAATTATTTACACACTATTAAGGAGGTTTCGGAAATAAAAGTTCCGCATATTCGTTCAGGTAGGGTTTATATTAGTCTCGGTTCACCGATATACTTACAAATCGCTGACGACAACACTATTATTCAACCGAATACGGGTAATCAATCTGACGCCAATGTAGACGTTTACTTTGATTGGATAGAGTTTACCTTTGATGATGCAGGCTTCCACGGCAATACTACTCAAGTAGACCAATTTGGATTTCCAATGGTCATGAAATTAAGCGGACCTAATGGTTCAAAAAAAGTTGGTATAACTGAATCAAGGAGTGCTTTATTCGATAAATATGCTAGTAATGTCCCAGCCCCATTTAAATCTTTGGTTCAGAAACCCTACAGAATAGTATCGCCATTTAAAGGGGATTTTGATAAAGGTGGTACTCACGCAAAATACTTCGATGATTACATTCACGATGTGTGGCAACATTACAAGACAAATAAACTTGAACTGAAAATGCCACAGGGAACATTTATCGGAAAAGTAGAAGATAACGTTTTCATTTTTACCAGGGCAGATTCACCTAATCAAAAGTATAAAATACACTATCCAGAATCTCCGAATGTCTTTAAATGTGATGAAGAGTTTTCAAAAGGTGATGAGATTCAAAAGGCAATTCAAGCTCAAGTTGCCGCCATGTTTAACAGGCACATAGTCAAGAATCCAGCAGATAAATGTAAGCCTTCGGAATTCTATAAAAAAGATCCGGCTAATTTCTATGCTGAATTCTGGCATCATCATAGCATAGATAACAAAGCTTATGGATTCCCATTTGATGATGTGTGCGAGCAAAGCACTCTAATTGAACATCCAAATCCTCAAGAATTGGAGATAACTATAAATTGGGATTAAGATATCCAGTTTCTGTTTAATCAGGTGGAAGTCTTTATGCCATAACCAACTTTAAAGTCGGTAATCACAGTGATCTAACGAGTTTAAATGTAGCTTATGGCTACATTTAAACTGAGAACAACAATCAACTTTCATTAAAGTTTCAAATAGTGTAAGCTATGAAAATTAAAGCAATTTTAGCAGCACACAATAAGTACAGAGCCAAAGTAGATGTTCCACCACTGGAATGGTCAGAAAATTTAGCAGCAAGCGCTCAAAAGTGGGCAAATCATTTGGCGGCAATAGGAAAATTGGAACATGGTAGCGCTGGAGAAAACTTAGCAAGTGGTACGGCTGATGCTTATTCTGTAACTCAGCTAATAGATTTGTGGGGTCATGAAAAGAAGCATTTCAAAAACGGTATTTTTCCCGATGTTTCTACTACTGGACGTTGGGAGGACGTGGGTCATTATACTCAAGTTGTTTGGAGAAAAACAAGAAAAGTTGGATGTGGTTTAGCGAGGGGACATGGCAACGATTTTCTTGTTTGTCACTACAATCCGGCAGGCAATGTTATCGGAGAAAAAGTTTTTTAGTCTTGTAAATCAAGAGTTAAAAAGCAAAAAGTAAAAGGTAAAAGGTAAAAAGATAATCCCCATAAATAAATTTAGGGTATTTATTAAGGACATATTATTTCTCGTGCTATGCATCTCGAAATAAATGTTTTTATTTCATTCCATAAATAAATGTAGGGGCTTGTGACCATTTTTCTTTTTCTTTCTTTTGCCTTTTAACTTTTTACTTTTGCCTTGTTCGGTCATTTGATGAAAACATCCAGTTTGAAAACAAAATTCTTTGTTCTAATGACTCCGCTCAACTTTTTTTAATTGAAGGTACTATTATGTCTCAATTTCTCGGTGTTACCTTTGAACCTTATGTTGGTCATTGGAGAGGAACACCTCCAAATGCTAAAACCCCGCAGTGGGACTCTTACAGCCAGCAAGAGATTGTGGATATGCTAGAGGTGATTGCATCCAAGTTTACCAAAATCAGCACCTACAGTATGGGGTATGCCGAGTATTACCCACCGACAACGCCCTGGAATCAAGTTGATTCTAACTGTCATGTTGCAGTTGCTGCTGCCCATTTAAATAAGCGTCGTGGCAAAGTTGATATTAAGGTAGCTCAAGGTATTTATCAGCAGTCGAATCCACAACTGCAAGACGCAGAAATTCAAGCGGCTTTTTCTGCTGCTAGCGCCGCAAACGCTATTGTTTCCAAGACGGTCACTTCATTAATTTTTACTAATGAATATATCGTTGACGCGCAAACAACTAATGCAGTCAACGAAATGATTGTAGCTAACAAGCAGAAATCTCATCACCTCGATCTCAAAGTTGGTGTCCGCTCGAATACCTTCCTTCATATTGCCAATCCAGACAGCCCATTTCATAAAGAGCTGAAGACGCTGATTCAAAACTGCGATTTTATTCAGTGCAATCTTTATCCTGAAGCAAACGCAGCCACTCCCCAAGAGGGTGTGCATGGGGTAAGCCAAGCTTTCAATAGGATTAAATCAGCAGTCGATAAAATCAACCCACAATGTGAGGTGATGATCGGCGAGACTGGCTGGCCTTCACATGGAATCAGCTTCAACAAAACGGATAACAATGTGAAGAATCTTTTAGCATACTTTGAGGCGATCGATAAGTGGGCATCACAGCACCGTGTAATTACTTACTTGTTTGAAGCAATTGACGAACCTTGGAAAAGTGACCAGAACAAGCAAGATCCCCCTTGGCAAGGAGCCAATGGTGCTGAGGGACACTACGGTCTTTGGTTTCTCAATGACTCTGGTGGTTATACACACAAGCACGTTTAACAACAAACACAAACATGGAGGTCATTTATGTCTTGTCAATCAGGTAGTTCATATATCGTTAAGTCTGGAGATACGCTTTATACCATTGCCGAGCAACAATTGGGTGATGGCGATCGCTCGAATGAAATCAAGAACCCAGATGGTAGCGCACCCAATGCTAGCAGTTTGCAGCCCGGTCAGGAACTCTGCCTTCCTGAGGAGTCTGATCTCACTTCCGATCATCATAGGCACTTAAATCTAGAAGCTACATTTTACAGCAGAGAAGAAACACAGTGTCATCCACCCGCGACAGGTGTACATGGAGTTACATTGCGACAAGCGCTTGCAGGTGAAAAGACTCCACCATGTGGTTCAGGTATTGGGCGTCTACAGTGCGCGGTAGACCCAGATGTTATTCCTCTTCACAAAAAATTCACCTTGATACTTTGGAATGGCAAGCACGTAAAGGCTGTTGCACTAGATACGGGTACAGCAATTAAAGGTCATATTATTGACATATTTGTCGATACAAACGCTGAGGCAATCAATCTAGGTAGAAAGCATGTTAAGGCAATTCTTTGATATGCGATCGCATATTAAGGAGCCAGTGCTTCGTCCTTTTTCCCCGGAACTAAAGGTACAAAGTATCCAAAATCAAAAAATCTTACTAAATGGAGAGTAAGGGCGATAACATCTACTGCGATCGCCGTGAAGATGTAGCCAGAAGGCGATCGCGTCGCAGCGGTTTACGGGGCTAACTATGATCGCTTGGTACAGATCAAGCAGCGGTACGGTCCTGAGAACATTTTCCATCTCAACTGGAACATCAAACAAGGTACGAGCAGTAACTCCAAAGCCCAGCCATAGTCGAAGATTTACGAGAAAACTTGCAAGGAGTAGCAAACTAATCAAGAGGTCATTTGATGCAAACATCCAGTTTGAGAGCAAAGATATTTGTTCTAATCACAATCGGTATTTTGGTCGTCAATGTGCTAGTCTCAGCACCCCAAAAAGCTTTAGCGCAGACCAGTAAACCCAATATCCTTTTCATCCTAATGGATGACATGGACGCTGACACGATCAACAAACCGATCGTTCAGTTCCTGTAGTCCTAAATTGTGACCTACGAAAGTAGCATTCTGGAGGTTCAAATGCATCATTCTCATGTCATTCCGGTACTGCAATCGCCGCAGCACTTTCGGGCTTATCGCATCAGCCCAGACAGCACGAATCGGTTAGCGATCATCTTTGACCCCACCATCGCCCATTTCTCGCTCACTTACTGCATTGAAATTTTTGATGTGGGTGGAAAAACACCTCCGAATCGGCATCAATTTGCGATCGAGACGTTTTTTGTCCTCAAAGGCGAAGGTATCGCCATGTGTGATGGTGAAGAAGTAGCGCTGCACTCTGGTGATGCCTTGCTCGTGCCGCCGACTGGAGTACATGAAATTCGCAATACTGGAACAGAGCGACTGTATACGCTAACAGTGATGGTTCCCAACGAAAACTTTGCTGAACTGATTCGGAGCGGCGTTCCGGTCGAACTCGATGCCGAGGATCTAGCCGTGCTGCAACGTAAGCCAGTATCCCCACAAGTTAATACTTGATTAACGTTCAGACTACTCTGTTCTATCCTTCGGTAAGGAGTATTACTCACTAAACACTCATGTTTATCCAAAAACTACAGTCGTGTCCAGAATTCATTGCAGGTGACAATACCATTCTCCGAGAATTGTTACATCCCGATAAACAACCCTTAGCGCTGCGATACAGCCTTGCTCATACAATCGTGCCTGTTGGCGAAACCTCAACGCCGCATTCGCTGCTCGGCACTTCAGAAGTGTATTACATCTTGACGGGCAACGGTGAGATGTTCATCAATGACGACTCTCAACCTGTCGAACCTGGAGATACCAGGTACACTGCCCGTTGTCGGCGCTGAGTGTGCGCGGAAGTTGCTCGATCCGAACTTGCCTTCAAACGCACTGATTGATCTCGCCAGCGATCGCGACTAATGCATAGCACTTAGTCGCATCTTTCGCAAGCAAAACAGTGAAAGAAAGTAGAGCCTTGCATATTAGCAACAGATGTACAACAGTATCAATCAATTGAAGGGAAAATCATCAGCTGTAAAACAGGTAGTTCATACATCATCAAAACGGGAGAGCAGATAAAAGTTTGGTTTTTACCATACCCAAAGCCAAAAAATGAAACTCTGACATTGTAAATCAAGAGGTAATTTCATGAAAACATCCAGTTTGAGAACAAAGTTCTTTGCTCTAATAATGATCGGTGTTTTGGTAGTCAATGTGCTACTATCAGCACCACAAAAAGCTTTCGCCCAAACAAGTAAACCCAATATCGTTTTCGTCCTAGTGGATGACATGGACGCTGACACAATTAACAGAGATCCGGAGAAATATGCACCACACATCAAGTCGCTTTTGATCGACAAGGGCGTAACATTTCCCAACTTTTTTGTCGATGTATCTCTATGCTGTCCATCGCGCTCAAGCATTTTGCGCGGTCAGTATCCCCACAATACGGGGGTTTTGAACAACAAAACTGATGGAGGTTTCCAGAAATTCTATGACAATGGCAAGGGCCCAGAAAAAGAGACGATCGCCACCTTATTAAAGGCAAATGACTACCGGACAGCGTTGATTGGCAAGTACCTCAACGGCTACCCCAACACAGCCCCCGATGATACCTATGTCCCACCTGGTTGGACAGAGTGGTATAGCGCAATGGAAAAAGGCAAGAAAAACAAAGCCCAGGGTTATGGCAATCCTTACACACAGTACGGCTATACACTGAACCAGAAAGGACTGAACCAGAATGGCAAGCTGGTCAAGTACGGTCACAATCCCGAAGACTACGGTACAGACGTTTATACTGGCTTTGCCACTGATTTCATCAAACGTTCTGCCAGAGACAACAAACCGTTTTTCCTTTATCTGGCTCCCTACAACATTCACTCGCCATATGAGCCAGCCAAACGCTATAAGCCCCTCTTCCGAGATCCAACTATTAAAGCGCCCCGCCTAGACAATTTTAACGAAACCGACGGTGAGGGCGGCTTTAATACTAAGCCTAAATTCATGCAGAATGATCGACTCGATCGCGAACAAATTGAATGTGTTGATAAAAGTTATCGAAAGCGCTTGCGATCGCTACAGTCGGTTGACGATACAGTTAAAACGTTAGTCGATACGCTCAAGGCGGAAGGGCAACTTGACAATACTTACATCATTTTCACCGCCGATAACGGTTACAAACAGGGTATTCACCGGGTAAGCTTAGGCAAACAAAGTGCCTACGAGGAAGATATTCGCTTGAATCTGTTCGTGCGGGGACCAGGAATTCCCGCCGGCAAGAAACTGCCCCAGATAGTGGGTAATATCGACTTTTTCCCCACCTTTGCCGATATAGCTGGAGTTCAACCACCCCGTTTTGTTGATGGACGCTCGTTCTTACCCTTGTTAAAGGGAACGACACCAGAAAATAGGAAGTGGCGCTCTGCATTTTTGATAGAACACACACCAGATAAGAAAAATCCAAATGTACTTGAAGATGAGGAGGATTTAGACGATCTAGACAACGATCTGTTACAGCTTGCAGAGGAGGAGCAGTCACAGCTTGCAGATGAGAATCAGTCACAGCTTGCAGATGAAGATCGCTCAGAGTGCCGCCAAAAACTGAAGAAGAATGTACTGCATATCCCTACTTACCAGGCGATCCGGACACGAGATTACACCTATGTTGAATATGAAACTGGGGCGAAGGAACTGTACGACATCAAAAAAGACCCCTATCAGTTAAACAACAAGGCTGCTACAGCCGATCAAGCTCTACTCCGACGGCTTGCTAACCGACTGAGTAAACTGCGTACTTGTAAAGCCGAAGCCAATTCCTGTGCGGCAATTGAGGATGAGGAGGACGAGTCGTTTACTCCCTAAGAAGGTTCTGCCAGGATACGTGGTACGTATCCTGGTAAATCAGCAAATGTAGGTTGGGGAGCCACTCACGTGCGGGGGTTCCCCCCGTTGAGTGAAGTGGCGTTTGAGGAACGAAACCCAACACCTCAAACTCTTGTATTTGTTGGGTTTAACTTCGTTCAAACGCCACTTTGACGCCAGTTGCTACAATGGAGGGAACCTCCCTTCGGGTTTGGGAGTGACGCTCCTGCGTCGCTAACGCTGCGCTAACGCAATCGACGCAAAGCGCCAAGACTGCGACTCCCTCACCGCAACGCACTGGCTCCTCAAGTCGGGAAACCCTTCTTGTGCAAGTGGCTCCCCAACCTACGCATCTGTTTCATTTCAAGTCATTCGTGACTATTACGGTGCGTTCACGAAGTGTGCCGAAGGTATCGCCCGTTGAGACTATAAACAAGGCTACTCGACTTGGGAGGAAAATGGTGCTGCTAGTAAGCAGTCCTTTGAGCAGTTCAAGCAGGGTTTTGCCAACACCACATCTGTTACTGTCAAGGTTGGAGAACCCGGTAGACTAGACCCAGCAGCAGGCTCAACTTACAGCGCTAACTATGATCGCTTGGTACAGATCAAAAAGCGCTACGATCCCGATAACATCTTCCATCTCAACCAGAACATCAAACCCTGAACTGGCTTTGCTTTTATGGGGCAACAATCGCGATC
This DNA window, taken from Tolypothrix sp. NIES-4075, encodes the following:
- a CDS encoding DsbA family protein, which codes for MSDNISAQATGDTQKLKPPAYRNQLAVLPSQRDRQQGSPNAKVVLVEYGDYQCPQCGELHTLIQTVQERLNTSEQNDLCFVYRHFPQPQIHPQAQKAAAAAEAAAAQGQFWQMHDILFAHQQELGDGYLAEYADNLGLDVTQFVRDLYKQVHVARINEDIETGLQSGVTAAPALFLNGIQYSGGWNIEQLKAAIVAARCGCK
- a CDS encoding glycoside hydrolase family 64 protein produces the protein MKFSFTNNTKDKFPSDKIHFVITGLNASNQTCHLNKNGDLVPCHVSDNNAPGHLTKKGQNYANYLHTIKEVSEIKVPHIRSGRVYISLGSPIYLQIADDNTIIQPNTGNQSDANVDVYFDWIEFTFDDAGFHGNTTQVDQFGFPMVMKLSGPNGSKKVGITESRSALFDKYASNVPAPFKSLVQKPYRIVSPFKGDFDKGGTHAKYFDDYIHDVWQHYKTNKLELKMPQGTFIGKVEDNVFIFTRADSPNQKYKIHYPESPNVFKCDEEFSKGDEIQKAIQAQVAAMFNRHIVKNPADKCKPSEFYKKDPANFYAEFWHHHSIDNKAYGFPFDDVCEQSTLIEHPNPQELEITINWD
- a CDS encoding CAP domain-containing protein; its protein translation is MKIKAILAAHNKYRAKVDVPPLEWSENLAASAQKWANHLAAIGKLEHGSAGENLASGTADAYSVTQLIDLWGHEKKHFKNGIFPDVSTTGRWEDVGHYTQVVWRKTRKVGCGLARGHGNDFLVCHYNPAGNVIGEKVF
- a CDS encoding glycosyl hydrolase family 17 protein; this encodes MSQFLGVTFEPYVGHWRGTPPNAKTPQWDSYSQQEIVDMLEVIASKFTKISTYSMGYAEYYPPTTPWNQVDSNCHVAVAAAHLNKRRGKVDIKVAQGIYQQSNPQLQDAEIQAAFSAASAANAIVSKTVTSLIFTNEYIVDAQTTNAVNEMIVANKQKSHHLDLKVGVRSNTFLHIANPDSPFHKELKTLIQNCDFIQCNLYPEANAATPQEGVHGVSQAFNRIKSAVDKINPQCEVMIGETGWPSHGISFNKTDNNVKNLLAYFEAIDKWASQHRVITYLFEAIDEPWKSDQNKQDPPWQGANGAEGHYGLWFLNDSGGYTHKHV
- a CDS encoding 3D domain-containing protein; translation: MSCQSGSSYIVKSGDTLYTIAEQQLGDGDRSNEIKNPDGSAPNASSLQPGQELCLPEESDLTSDHHRHLNLEATFYSREETQCHPPATGVHGVTLRQALAGEKTPPCGSGIGRLQCAVDPDVIPLHKKFTLILWNGKHVKAVALDTGTAIKGHIIDIFVDTNAEAINLGRKHVKAIL
- a CDS encoding cupin domain-containing protein produces the protein MHHSHVIPVLQSPQHFRAYRISPDSTNRLAIIFDPTIAHFSLTYCIEIFDVGGKTPPNRHQFAIETFFVLKGEGIAMCDGEEVALHSGDALLVPPTGVHEIRNTGTERLYTLTVMVPNENFAELIRSGVPVELDAEDLAVLQRKPVSPQVNT
- a CDS encoding sulfatase family protein; translation: MKTSSLRTKFFALIMIGVLVVNVLLSAPQKAFAQTSKPNIVFVLVDDMDADTINRDPEKYAPHIKSLLIDKGVTFPNFFVDVSLCCPSRSSILRGQYPHNTGVLNNKTDGGFQKFYDNGKGPEKETIATLLKANDYRTALIGKYLNGYPNTAPDDTYVPPGWTEWYSAMEKGKKNKAQGYGNPYTQYGYTLNQKGLNQNGKLVKYGHNPEDYGTDVYTGFATDFIKRSARDNKPFFLYLAPYNIHSPYEPAKRYKPLFRDPTIKAPRLDNFNETDGEGGFNTKPKFMQNDRLDREQIECVDKSYRKRLRSLQSVDDTVKTLVDTLKAEGQLDNTYIIFTADNGYKQGIHRVSLGKQSAYEEDIRLNLFVRGPGIPAGKKLPQIVGNIDFFPTFADIAGVQPPRFVDGRSFLPLLKGTTPENRKWRSAFLIEHTPDKKNPNVLEDEEDLDDLDNDLLQLAEEEQSQLADENQSQLADEDRSECRQKLKKNVLHIPTYQAIRTRDYTYVEYETGAKELYDIKKDPYQLNNKAATADQALLRRLANRLSKLRTCKAEANSCAAIEDEEDESFTP